A single Eleginops maclovinus isolate JMC-PN-2008 ecotype Puerto Natales chromosome 5, JC_Emac_rtc_rv5, whole genome shotgun sequence DNA region contains:
- the cryba1l2 gene encoding crystallin, beta A1, like 2 has product MRASEMNRFTRTHMTSPMFFPSMGTAPYFKVTVFEREHFQGKCMEFTSECCNIHNCGLDNIRSIRVESGAWVGFEHHDFQGQQFILERGEYPNWEAYSGSLSYHNEYFMSFRPIYCASHQNSRMMIFEKENFMGRSTELCDDYPSLRAMGWSMPEVGSMHVQCGAFVCYEYPGYRGQQYIMECERHSGDYQHWRNWGSHCQTPKVQSIRRIRH; this is encoded by the exons ATGAGAGCATCAG AAATGAACAGATTTACTAGAACCCACATGACCTCCCCCATGTTTTTCCCAAGCATGGGTACAGCCCCTTACTTTAAG GTGACTGTGTTTGAGCGGGAGCATTTCCAGGGAAAGTGTATGGAGTTCACCTCCGAGTGCTGCAACATCCACAACTGCGGCCTGGACAACATCCGCTCCATCCGAGTGGAGAGTGGAGC TTGGGTTGGATTCGAGCACCATGACTTCCAGGGCCAGCAGTTCATCCTGGAGAGGGGCGAGTACCCCAACTGGGAGGCCTACAGCGGCTCCCTGTCCTACCATAACGAGTACTTCATGTCCTTCCGCCCCATCTACTGCGCT TCCCACCAGAACAGCCGTATGATGATCTTCGAGAAGGAGAACTTCATGGGCCGCAGCACTGAGCTGTGCGACGACTACCCCTCACTGAGGGCCATGGGCTGGTCCATGCCCGAGGTGGGCTCCATGCACGTGCAGTGTGGAGC ctttGTGTGCTACGAGTACCCCGGCTACAGGGGCCAGCAGTACATCATGGAGTGTGAGAGACACAGCGGAGACTACCAGCACTGGAGGAACTGGGGCTCCCACTGCCAGACTCCCAAGGTCCAGTCCATCAGACGCATCAGGCACTGA
- the unc93b1 gene encoding protein unc-93 homolog B1, producing MEAADQEVVRDVDQLAAHPNGSINELHNVGQEENEQEQEFLGPQAEYNEEEEERKYYRRKRLGVIKNVLAASVGAMIVYSVYMGLLQMQLILHYDMTYREVKYSNLGLEDIDHKMLMGINVTPIIGLLYTPVLIRFLGTKWVMFLASGIYALFVSTNYWERYYTLVPSAVAIGVAIVPLWASLGNYITRMAQQYYEYVNYKEDHVQEQKKLPKGACHSYIIVFQSIFFIIFHLSFVFAEFPMRFVLNSYLIDNEHILKNVHNCGANIKGVIPGFNTTVLKKLPRSMLLIQVESVLMGFAFLSMIIFLVLCGAAYRPTEEIDLRSIGWGNIFQLPFKHLRDYRLRLLCPFFIYSGFEQMFAITGFSLSYGVCALGLDKLWLLILVYGLSCSVFSSLSLCLLRLPRWVCLVGGAVVHIVLMVVLLAFSPTPKTPSYLGPLLVISVLWGLGSALNKTGVSILLGTLYGEEKERLDFVFTIYHWWQALAIFIVYLWSNMPMRAKLSIVLATLLLACYCYGEMERRLAKKVPFRLPRIPRPRHKVKGYCYLEEDNSDESDSERSDDEEDEEGQEDEELVVEEMEAEDGDEGGQDAGGPGADSPGARRRGALD from the exons ATGGAGGCAGCTGATCAAGAGGTGGTCAGGGATGTTGATCAGCTTGCAGCGCATCCCAATGGCAGCATAAACGAACTGCACAATGTGGGCCAAGAGGAAAACGAGCAGGAGCAG GAGTTTCTAGGCCCACAAGCAGAGTacaacgaggaggaggaggagaggaagtacTACAGGAGGAAGAGGCTTGGAGTCATCAAGAACGTCCTTGCAGCCAGTGTTGGAGCCATGATagtgtacagtgtgtacatGG GTCTACTGCAGATGCAGCTAATACTCCATTATGATATGACCTACCGTGAAGTGAAGTACAGCAACCTTGGCCTGGAGGACATCGATCACAAGATGCTGATGGGCATCAACGTTACGCCCATCATAGGTCTGCTATACACCCCCGTACTTATCAG GTTTTTAGGTACAAAGTGGGTGATGTTCCTCGCTTCAGGGATCTACGCACTCTTTGTGTCGACCAATTACTGGGAGCGGTACTACACCTTGGTCCCATCGGCCGTGGCTATCGGCGTGGCCATCGTGCCGCTTTGGGCCTCATTGGGAAATTACATTACAAG GATGGCCCAACAGTACTACGAGTATGTGAACTACAAAGAAGACCATGTGCAGGAACAAAAGAAGCTCCCTAAGGGCGCGTGCCACAGCTACATCATCGTCTTCCAGTCgatcttcttcatcatcttccaT ctgaGTTTTGTCTTCGCCGAGTTCCCTATGCGCTTCGTCCTGAACAGTTACCTGATCGACAACGAACATATCCTCAAAAATGTCCATAACTGCG GAGCAAACATCAAAGGTGTGATCCCCGGCTTCAACACCACCGTGCTCAAGAAGCTGCCTCGCTCCATGCTGCTCATCCAAGTGGAGAGTGTCCTCATGGGCTTTGCCTTCCTCTCAATGATCATC TTCCTGGTGCTGTGTGGCGCCGCCTACCGCCCCACCGAAGAGATCGACCTCCGCAGCATCGGCTGGGGAAACATCTTCCAGCTGCCCTTCAAACACCTGAGGGACTACCGCCTGCGCCTGCTCTGCCCCTTCTTCATCTACAGCGGCTTCGAACAGATGTTCGCCATCACTGGATTCTCCCTG TCCTATGGCGTCTGCGCTTTGGGCCTGGATAAGCTGTGGCTCCTCATCCTGGTCTACGGCCTCTCCTGCTCcgtcttttcctccctctctctctgcctcctccgCCTCCCGCGCTGGGTGTGTCTGGTGGGGGGTGCCGTTGTGCACATAGTGCTGATGGTGGTTCTCCTGGCTTTCTCGCCAACCCCAAAGACGCCTTCGTATCTGGGTCCTCTGCTGGTGATCTCTGTGCTGTGGGGACTGGGCAGCGCCCTGAATAAGACGGGCGTCAGCA ttCTGCTGGGCACGCTGTACGGTGAGGAAAAAGAGCGTCTTGACTTTGTCTTCACCATCTATCACTGGTGGCAGGCCCTCGCCATCTTCATCGTCTACCTCTGGTCCAACATGCCTATGAGG GCTAAGCTCTCCATCGTGTTGGCCACCTTACTGCTGGCCTGCTACTGTTACGGGGAGATGGAGCGCCGGCTGGCCAAGAAGGTTCCTTTCAGGCTGCCACGCATCCCTCGGCCACGGCACAAG GTCAAAGGCTACTGCTACCTGGAAGAGGACAACTCGGATGAGTCAGACTCTGAGAGGAGTGATgacgaggaggacgaggaggggcAGGAGGATGAGGAGCTTGTGGTGGAGGAGATGGAAGCAGAGGATGGGGACGAAGGAGGCCAAGACGCAGGGGGCCCCGGAGCTGACTCACCCGGAGCCAGGAGGAGAGGGGCCTTAG aTTAa